The genome window aagtctaaaaaatttgaaaaatctaaaaaaaaaaatataaaaaaaaaccaaaaaaaaaaaaaaaatctgacaaatcccagaaattgaggaggggacgagaaccaaaacaacaATTTTATACGACCTAAACCCTTATAGTACATGTGTTTGTTTAAAATGTTCTGAAATGAAACCCCTGGGcacaaacagtaggcctacatttgtacaTGACCCGGGTCCGTTATTTCATTGCATTGTCTTTCCTGTCATGTCTGCTACTGCTCATAATAACGCCTGGTGTGGCTATCAACGTACATATCATGCATCAGCGCACTTGGTAACTTAAATTTTCTTCTCAATTTCCTTCTGCCGATAAGTTCTTGAAAGAGTCCACATGAGGATAAGTTCTTGAAAGAGTCCACATCAGGAGCTGTTTGGGTGGTAGATGGTAGTGGGTTCCATTTGGGTATGAccccatctttttttttttttttgatttgtctATTTAAGGGGCTTATATAAAATTGATAACAAGTAAAATAAAAGTGGGATCACGTGGGGGCACTGAtccaatagaggtcaaagttcatactttgtgctgcATATGGGCAAAATATGAATTCGgtacaaagtatgaactttgacctctactgatttagtgcgcccacatgatcccacttttttgttACTTGCTATTAGTTATACTTAAGCCCCTCCAGCTAATCAtctaaaaagtaagatgggatcttgttggcgcacatttttattgctggTCAAacttccacttttgtgctgcacatgggcaaaatatgtcaattcagcacagtatgaactttgacctctattgaattagtgcgcccacatgatcccacttttttacTTGCttttagttatacataagcccctctAGCTACACATCCAAAAAAtcagatgggatcttgttggcgcacatttttattgccggTCAAAGTGCCACTTTTGTGCTGCAACGTaggcaaaattaaaattcagcagaaagtatgaactttgacctctattgaactagtgcgcccacatgatcccactttttttacttgttatcagttatacataagcccctttatccaaaatgtaagatgggatcttgttggtgcACATTTTTATTGCCGGTCAAAGTGCCGCTTTTGTGCTGCACGTAGGCAAAATTCAAATTCAGCagaaagtatgaactttgacctctattgaattagtgcgcccacatgatcccactttttttacttgttatcagttatataCATAAGCCcttttatccaatcatccaaaatgtaagatgggatcttgttggcgcacatttttactGCCGGTCAAAGTTTCACCAAGTGTGTACCGAGTGTACCAAGTTTAGATAGACGGTGTTTAGTTTCATTATGCATAAACTGGACACTGGCATGACTAAGTCCCTCATGGCTCTGTACTGGGCCCGTTGGGTTTTATTTTATACATATCTCCTGTTGGTAATATCATACGTAAGCATGGACTTAGTTTCCAtgtttatgctgatgacactcaaTTATATATTTCTTTCGACCCTAGAATACCAGAAGCATGTCATACTGCTCTTTCAACTCACGGTGTATCACTGAACTCAGCAATTGGATGACTGTGAATAAATTAAGACTCAATCacagtacagctcaacttaccgtacttttcctaaccagacagtccatgccaaaattgttactacacctttacatttcatcgaatctctttttgatgtctgtcattttgaacatcacacttgaaagatgtatactatgtagaaactttattttgcaatttcataatttgcatattattagcatatttgcatgaaaaaacatgaaaatcaataaatacctatatttttcacaatttcaatattttattagaaattaagcatgtagacacatatttgatgactgcaacctttgaaaaaatttgaaaagacagtctgggacctgtttttacaagttttaaaaatatggggtttAGTTACCCATtcagtggatttttttttctcaaaaatcttcCAGCCTCCCTCACTGGCCCCAGCCCCTTTGGTCTAATGTTGCGTATGATCATTAACTTTCAATATTTTCCACACAGACACAATTGGTTACCTCGGTTGCTTCGTTGATACGGGGAACCGAGCACTACCACGGGATACACTTTGGGATGACAACGCGatgacacatgaattgtgttttgaACACTGTGGATCGTTGGGACATGCATACGCAGGACTTCAATTCGGCAGAGAATGCTGGTGTGGTGACACTACTGATGACTACGCGCGCTATGGCCAGGCTAGTGAAAATGACTGCAGTTACTTGTGTCCTGGTAATAATCAGCAGGAATGCGGAGGATTCTGGAGGAATGCAGTATATGGACTGCGTGAGCATGGTGAGTTGAATTTTACCTCAGCCAAATGGCATTTGGCTAAGCGTCTCTTTTCTTAGgttctgattctttctttcttctaccaatcgtataatgagccatcgtaaCCATATGtgtttgtcaattttgacgaaatttggttattatgaccatggggggggggggtgccccaAATGTCACATGAAAGTGTCTGGCgcaaatgtcatgtcaaggtcattatagcccaaaacagggagcagcgtggcacactggttaaggtctttgcctttggtgcgagaggtcctgggttcaattcccaaaaaaaaaaaaaaaaatacccgctctccccgtggttcatctggtaatggcggggcagatgatccatgattaAGAGACCTCGTTTCAgacggttccgatcagggtaacgcccgattgtcggctacacttgactgtcctgtaaaaataccctgaCCAGCTATCTCGCcgaccccttcgttcaccaggtcacttgtgcctggccgatgtttcatcagcgttatctcctagatttcagctgttaatgcctagatatgccaacgtgtttttcacttaaaatgctactccttccccatattacatagcaccatgACATCACTTCCACACAGGTatcgtctatagccagtgtctaaaagttgtacacagaattgggggcAAAGGTCATTTACAGGTCATTTCCGCaatgtaaccaaataccttaaatcggccatcgtagccatatgctttttgccatgttgaccatagttgagcaCTAGGACCACTGGGTTGgttttacaaatttgtaaaatgcgttggaagcagagtttatttctgcacattttgacacctcatttgtagcaattgactaaatattgacgtcacagcgtacatttaaatcaatgtagcccaagatttgaaagttgcagtaaattctattgattttgcattcagtgtaatggaaagaaatatgtgtaatgatatctgagtgtttttgtaaatttgtatgtaagtgcaactttcaaatctggacctcacttcattaaattgaccggtgttttattgttttctgggctatcgtatcaaatgaggtgtcaaaatgcgcagacaaaaattctgcttccaacgcagatttgcaatacaattgcccttttgaataatggccattatttaaggggtttaGTGACTTTTTTGATTGAGATGTTTACAATAAAAACCGATTCTTTTATTGTCAAATTGAAAGTGGTCATCGCTAGCGACTTGATTATGAAGCAGTTTTACAGTAAACCCTCTCCGAGATGGTGGAATCATCGAATGACGTCATTGGACGTTTCGTTCTGGTGTGGCGTGGATATAACAGTATATATTATTTAAGCCATTTAGAACTGCAAATTAAACGTTTTAggcctctgtcatgtctgtgggAATGTTTTGATCTCAGCTATAAAAGGCcccatttttttaaaagtaatgCCCCCAGTGGTGCACTGTTAGTGTTAAACTTAAGTTAGTCAAAAAAAGGTCTAATTCGACTTGAAAATCAGAGAGAAATGGAGTTATCAGCCCAACTGGTCATGCTGGTTGTCTTATCTACTTTTGATGGATATGAAAGATGTGACACAAACAATATTTTATCATTGTTCTAAGCGTGTGACAAATTGTTATTGTTTGTTTGAACATAATTTTGGATTTCTTTTCAGATCaatattttaactgaaaatggcCCTTAACATTACAACTTTGGCATTCAACTGACAGCATGCAGCATCAATAGATCTGCATGATTTTAACGCTGAATATGCACATTGGGTCATGGTTCAACCCGGTCACAATGTCGACACCTAGTGTTATACTCCATTGGTGAGCGGATTGGCTAGAAATTGATCGCTTGATCGCTGAAGtgatgtagtacaaactcaaagtggagacatgtattcaattcgattgaaatcgatattctattattgacgcatataaagaaagtcgataatgtacattgtattatagatacagcacctggatcttacacaggttcctttgtataattcatttctcaaacagttgaatatatcacaatttttacttttgatttcaaaatctttacttataaaatgcagtaaactatatccacagcaaacagcaaggcccgctaattagtgtattgcttttcgagttagtgtactggaaacaaaacctcgttttacctgacaacaaattgaattttctataatggcaacaccatatgtggtactgatcatttCTTAAATCAGTAGAATAGAAACTATgcggcaggctctgtggtatctcatatcatgtaaatggtatgcttagcctgagtcgctcagcttatctcgaacaaaatcgccatgcgtagcttttgaaaatcgagaggattcgccgtactatcacggcaatttttgacacaaagatatagggatgatgacgctgagCCGGTGCTACAAGtagattttgaatttgaaaatcaaCAGCAAAGTTATTGAGTTATTCGGAAAGTTATTGAAACAGTTGAACCACAGAAGACTTTCAGGCTTTAAAAGATAAATATAGGAGGTCATATTATAACAAAATTAACGCAGGTCAttgacattattaatattattatccaCCTTTCGATGAAAATGAAATCCCCTTAGTAGTTCTTCTTTTCGCCCCCCCTTTTCGTATAGTGATGTTATTACGCATTACAATTTGTACAGGTAGCATAAACACAGCTAACGCACAATGGATTGGTGCCAGTCAAACAGGCTCTACATGGAGTTGGAGCGACGGGAGTGCCTGGGGGCCGTACACCGCATGGGCTAACCAACCATCAGGCAGCGATCTCTGCGGACACATGTGGGCAAATGTGCAGCAAGTTCAGCAACCAGGAGACTGGAATGACTATGATTGTAACGGTGTTGACCTTCCTTATACATGCGAGATGCCGACGACCGAAGTGCGCCATTCCTGGGCAACAAGGCCGTTAGGGCTGAACCCTTGAACATTTCTCTATGTTCATGAATGGAATTTGCATTACTTTATCCTGCGGCATTTATGAAAATGTtcacattttatcatgtttattggaatTTAAATTTGTATAATAAATACTAATATAGActgcaaaatttgaagaaaacagtaacataggcctaccagttGATATATTATAGCAGACTAGCAGCCGGGCTGGGCATGTAATATGGGACCACCTCACGTGATCaggcctaaaaaaaatgtttgattggcgtaacccgaccgaccctaaaattaggcctgaccctagctttttttttgtttctttgcaaaaataaataaattaattaactaattaaaaaaaaaaagaaggaaaaagggtccaaggcctttatcaaacgcaatttatagctttaaaagtaaaacaaaaacaatcccgaccaacctaccctaatttttttttatgttacgccaatcaaaccatTTTTTTAGATCTAATGTACACAAACAATCATCAAGACAGATGGGTACTACTCAGTATGGACATGAAGTTACAAAACATCACTAAAGAACATTGCATTGTAAAAGCCATAGGCTAAAAAGTAATGGCAAATAAGGAAATAAAAAGACATACCTAAGTCTATAAAATTGCagaatatgataaaataaaagaGGTACTAACACCAGGGGTACCTAAAAAAAAGATAAAGATTAAGTGTGCATAAATGGGGGGGACTAAGTAGACTATAATAGTCTAGATACCTTCCtggagtcagtaatttagatattgtttttcattgtatctcgaaatgtaatgatgagaagtatataaaagtatacattttctgaaaggaaatgatgcaaggaatccaactagcataacagattcctgcaaaaaaattacagtttttgagaaaatttcaaaatttgattttactttactgactcgaggaaggtatacagactatagttcAATTCAGAAGTGTTAGCTCTtcatctaaaatttaaaaaaaaaagttatttgttatttttttccttttttttcgggAGATGGTGGCAAATAATTGttggatagaaaatgtgctttccataagtttacattatgatgctcataatgtagcgaatttgcctaaaatggcggatttagagaggctgaatttgagcGTTGTTGGGGACATAATTTCAGACTTTATGTAataattgttctgttattatcaaatttaaaggggtttgtgatatttcctaaactttgtCAGTAATTCGCATTTattatacacttgcaatgtaccaatatttagaacatgggaggagcttaaaatatggctcttaagtACTCATAAAGTTTgaatgtcccccccccccgggtcaaaTGCTATAAActtatggtacaaaaacaactgcacagattcctggttgtccaatgaactcacactgcttctttgtgtacagtacgtTTATAACACTTGGCCCAgggggggccattcaaactttctgagtgcttaccacttttaagagtaatttttaaagctcctcccacttgaATTTCAGCcaagtgcatttcagctctgaTGAACATttattagtattcattttcacagtaaagggtgtaactttggatttttaacattttgatccgtagcggtctaataaagctacagaattccatgattttttgcCACATAAGTCATCTCGTTAACAGCTACCTTgagtagcataatcatctttgggagttacaCTTGATgttgaaaattttcaaaactgcaattacaaacaaagcaaaacatggtataaaatttaacttatatctgttgacttactttggaatggaatttcacatgtattccagctttcatgtcataattttctgagcttatgtaaaatgcattttttcttagattttaaccaaaatgttatggaaatgtcaaagtttttattataaatctttttaagccttgaaacactattttactggaatttaagttgcttctatgcatgcagtaaacagaaacatatttaaccggtttgaaattttgaccctaaaaatcaaaagttacaccctttactgtgaaaatgaccgttcagtaaatatcaccttaaccctaacccaatcaAGTCTaaaaagctcactattaaaaccactctgcgtgcatgtaTTCTATGTgacttgatgatgcaatcagcctaagtcatatatacccagggaattgctgcccggggcagccTAACCTCGGtagctacaggtcggtgatcatGTGCGTGGCATGCAAGGGGACCCGGGTGAATCccagggtaccaagtgacttctttctttaccttctctccttttttgtttcttctttcccttccgatagcaaaaaaacacaGGTAGGGTTGGGGTTAGACCCCAATAAATTTGGTAATATCAGAATGATGTGCTCAAATTCAGACATTTTACGCCCCCATTTAGGCTAATTCACTTAATATGAGCACCATaattagagactgaccgatcagatcggtagcttccgtatcgggccgattattagcttatcggtagtgatctgcatcggccgatttttcattcatccgccgatgtaatgcaccgatcacccaatatcatgaaagtaattgttgaagcttaacaagtattcatttattggtatatttctttgaattagactagttaaatcaagcgaaatttagcaaaagaacaagctttgtaggcgataaacatatataaaatcataccgtgattcaggcacgcagctgagataatcaggtaattccccgcatgcacattacaattgtagttcttacttccgggttacacagtAGTAGTTGGACTGGgacatcagggggaaaaggtaaattgagcttataataatcatggtcaaattcagtattttaaatgcatatgggagtgtgtttttttttgctttttatagcatacataattatggtaatactttgcgtacgagtaccctttcaacatacgggTGAAATTTACGCACggtgatggcagccattgtttacaattggggaactGGTAATCGGCGATCGgcgatcgaatcggcagatcaaagagataattgatcggccaatcggccgattcagataaggacctgatcggtcagtctctaaccATAATGTAAATTGTTctgtcaaaaaaatattttacaccatctcccgacacaccccaattaatatttagcctgtGCGGTTTATGCCGACACCtttcagaccagtcttggaattatgtgaaaaatatattccatactaaatgtcaagtctgtacatatTGCCatattcaacattatatataaagTTCACAACAAAGTCAAATTGGTTTTAATGCTACAATAGAAGCAGTTAAAGTAAAAACACAAAAAGAACTTCAAAGAATATATATCACAAAACCCAGTGGCAGCAACAAGGAGACATTAACCCTCTCTAaactccccccaaaaaaaaaaaatcctggtgcaacCACTGATGACACACCTATTTCCTGGGCATGATGACAAATTTCACATGACAGGATCATTGCACAAGTTAGATGTGGACACAAAGGAACATGGTGGGATGTGCTGCCCAAATGGTTCTGTTTTCACACCAAATACCCAGATTCAGGGGTTGGTTTCCACAGAAATCCTTACACATGGAACcatgtttttaaaaatcaaccaaaaactgcaaaattggggtaaatttgaCAGAAAATCATTAAGACATGCATGGGTCCATGTTTCTAAAAATCTAATGCTaaaagagcaaaatttgacaatttttgagtAAAACCAAACTTTTGAAATGGTGGGACAGGGtttgacattattatgttttcagggttattaggagttaagaaaacctaataatgataatattggatggcttatttcgcatgataccataacgtatcggattcgtcatacaattttttatgactcatccgatatgttagggtatcatgctcagccatccaatattatatcattattggtATTGTTATTAACTTAAAGCATATCCTTCTATCCCCTTGGGTACATATCAACATctccaaaaaagtaactaaccacccttaaataatgaccattatttaaaaaacgggtgattgtattacaaatctgtaaaatgcgttggaagcggaattcatttctgcacattttgcagaaaaagCAGGACATTGCACATGTATGATTCAGGGGGTATGCAATACGACACCACTCATGACAGAGCAATCCTCATTtacgagggtcagtcagtatgttGTAAgagttgacatgtgacgtcatatggattgttttcatggcatttctcaatgattacataaacactgtagtgactgtacctttgtctttcaaacaacacatgtaagaatcacacacatgattacgtaacagcattagcataaattcaatggtctagagtcacctacTGAAATTGGGTCGTTTTTGCTAAGGGAAATAAAAGGCTGAAATgcggtattgttgtattttata of Amphiura filiformis chromosome 14, Afil_fr2py, whole genome shotgun sequence contains these proteins:
- the LOC140170259 gene encoding uncharacterized protein, which produces MAQIVPVLLVLSTVIVVSLQQGQGNNPPRQGNPHCNDICPSGWTRFQDSCYKFYGKHLGTWSEAEAACTTAWYFSDTTVTPRLASINSAQEQQFVYDFWCNSSIPHVPADTIGYLGCFVDTGNRALPRDTLWDDNAMTHELCFEHCGSLGHAYAGLQFGRECWCGDTTDDYARYGQASENDCSYLCPGNNQQECGGFWRNAVYGLREHGSINTANAQWIGASQTGSTWSWSDGSAWGPYTAWANQPSGSDLCGHMWANVQQVQQPGDWNDYDCNGVDLPYTCEMPTTEVRHSWATRPLGLNP